In Oreochromis niloticus isolate F11D_XX linkage group LG18, O_niloticus_UMD_NMBU, whole genome shotgun sequence, one genomic interval encodes:
- the ctdsplb gene encoding CTD (carboxy-terminal domain, RNA polymerase II, polypeptide A) small phosphatase-like b isoform X4: MDHMSIITQVSNPKEEEIISFNQEKASQSNSSLKKQRSRGIFSTFFCCFRNYNVDSPATNTNASCPPPPVEENGSPPKCDQVEVIPVPSPPAKYLLPEMKISDYGKKCVVIDLDETLVHSSFKPISNADFIVPVEIDGTVHQVYVLKRPHVDEFLQKMGELFECVLFTASLAKYADPVADLLDQWGVFRARLFRESCVFHRGNYVKDLSRLGRELRNVIIVDNSPASYIFHPENAVPVQSWFDDMNDTELLDLLPFFEGLSKEEEVYGVLQNLRSR, translated from the exons CGTCCcagtcaaacagcagcctaAAGAAGCAGAGGAGCCGAGGCATCTTCAGCACGTTTTTCTGCTGCTTCCGCAACTACAATGTGGACTCTCCAGCCACCAACACCAATGCCAGCTGCCCGCCTCCACCTGTTGAGGAGAACGGATCGCCTCCCAAG TGTGACCAGGTCGAGGTCATCCCTGTCCCTAGT CCGCCAGCCAAATACCTCCTACCAGAGATGAAAATATCTGATTATGGCAAAAAGTGTGTGGTGATTGACTTGGATGAAACACTTGTCCACAGTTCATTTAAG CCTATCAGCAACGCTGATTTCATTGTCCCAGTAGAGATCGATGGTACAGTTCATCAG GTGTATGTGCTGAAAAGACCACACGTGGATGAGTTTCTTCAAAAGATGGGAGAACTATTTGAATGTGTGCTCTTCACAGCCAGTCTTGCCAAG TATGCAGACCCTGTGGCAGACCTGCTAGACCAGTGGGGCGTGTTTCGAGCGCGGCTCTTCAGAGAATCCTGTGTTTTTCACCGAGGCAACTACGTCAAAGATCTCAGCCGGCTGGGGCGAGAGCTCCGCAATGTTATCATTGTTGATAATTCACCCGCTTCTTACATTTTCCATCCAGAAAATGCT GTCCCAGTTCAGTCCTGGTTTGATGATATGAATGACACAGAACTCCTGGACCTGCTGCCTTTCTTTGAGGGACTCAGCAAAGAAGAAGAGGTTTATGGAGTCCTGCAGAATCTAAGGAGCAGGTAG
- the ctdsplb gene encoding CTD (carboxy-terminal domain, RNA polymerase II, polypeptide A) small phosphatase-like b isoform X5: MDHMSIITQVSNPKEEEIISFNQEKASQSNSSLKKQRSRGIFSTFFCCFRNYNVDSPATNTNASCPPPPVEENGSPPKPPAKYLLPEMKISDYGKKCVVIDLDETLVHSSFKPISNADFIVPVEIDGTVHQVYVLKRPHVDEFLQKMGELFECVLFTASLAKYADPVADLLDQWGVFRARLFRESCVFHRGNYVKDLSRLGRELRNVIIVDNSPASYIFHPENAVPVQSWFDDMNDTELLDLLPFFEGLSKEEEVYGVLQNLRSR, encoded by the exons CGTCCcagtcaaacagcagcctaAAGAAGCAGAGGAGCCGAGGCATCTTCAGCACGTTTTTCTGCTGCTTCCGCAACTACAATGTGGACTCTCCAGCCACCAACACCAATGCCAGCTGCCCGCCTCCACCTGTTGAGGAGAACGGATCGCCTCCCAAG CCGCCAGCCAAATACCTCCTACCAGAGATGAAAATATCTGATTATGGCAAAAAGTGTGTGGTGATTGACTTGGATGAAACACTTGTCCACAGTTCATTTAAG CCTATCAGCAACGCTGATTTCATTGTCCCAGTAGAGATCGATGGTACAGTTCATCAG GTGTATGTGCTGAAAAGACCACACGTGGATGAGTTTCTTCAAAAGATGGGAGAACTATTTGAATGTGTGCTCTTCACAGCCAGTCTTGCCAAG TATGCAGACCCTGTGGCAGACCTGCTAGACCAGTGGGGCGTGTTTCGAGCGCGGCTCTTCAGAGAATCCTGTGTTTTTCACCGAGGCAACTACGTCAAAGATCTCAGCCGGCTGGGGCGAGAGCTCCGCAATGTTATCATTGTTGATAATTCACCCGCTTCTTACATTTTCCATCCAGAAAATGCT GTCCCAGTTCAGTCCTGGTTTGATGATATGAATGACACAGAACTCCTGGACCTGCTGCCTTTCTTTGAGGGACTCAGCAAAGAAGAAGAGGTTTATGGAGTCCTGCAGAATCTAAGGAGCAGGTAG
- the ctdsplb gene encoding CTD (carboxy-terminal domain, RNA polymerase II, polypeptide A) small phosphatase-like b isoform X3, whose protein sequence is MDHMSIITQVSNPKEEEIISFNQEKASQSNSSLKKQRSRGIFSTFFCCFRNYNVDSPATNTNASCPPPPVEENGSPPKPPAKYLLPEMKISDYGKKCVVIDLDETLVHSSFKPISNADFIVPVEIDGTVHQVYVLKRPHVDEFLQKMGELFECVLFTASLAKYADPVADLLDQWGVFRARLFRESCVFHRGNYVKDLSRLGRELRNVIIVDNSPASYIFHPENAVPVQSWFDDMNDTELLDLLPFFEGLSKEEEVYGVLQNLRSRPKIFTSVWRDCSFHRL, encoded by the exons CGTCCcagtcaaacagcagcctaAAGAAGCAGAGGAGCCGAGGCATCTTCAGCACGTTTTTCTGCTGCTTCCGCAACTACAATGTGGACTCTCCAGCCACCAACACCAATGCCAGCTGCCCGCCTCCACCTGTTGAGGAGAACGGATCGCCTCCCAAG CCGCCAGCCAAATACCTCCTACCAGAGATGAAAATATCTGATTATGGCAAAAAGTGTGTGGTGATTGACTTGGATGAAACACTTGTCCACAGTTCATTTAAG CCTATCAGCAACGCTGATTTCATTGTCCCAGTAGAGATCGATGGTACAGTTCATCAG GTGTATGTGCTGAAAAGACCACACGTGGATGAGTTTCTTCAAAAGATGGGAGAACTATTTGAATGTGTGCTCTTCACAGCCAGTCTTGCCAAG TATGCAGACCCTGTGGCAGACCTGCTAGACCAGTGGGGCGTGTTTCGAGCGCGGCTCTTCAGAGAATCCTGTGTTTTTCACCGAGGCAACTACGTCAAAGATCTCAGCCGGCTGGGGCGAGAGCTCCGCAATGTTATCATTGTTGATAATTCACCCGCTTCTTACATTTTCCATCCAGAAAATGCT GTCCCAGTTCAGTCCTGGTTTGATGATATGAATGACACAGAACTCCTGGACCTGCTGCCTTTCTTTGAGGGACTCAGCAAAGAAGAAGAGGTTTATGGAGTCCTGCAGAATCTAAGGAGCAG GCCAAAGATCTTCACTTCAGTCTGGCGTGACTGCAGTTTCCACCGTCTCTGA
- the ctdsplb gene encoding CTD (carboxy-terminal domain, RNA polymerase II, polypeptide A) small phosphatase-like b isoform X1, translating into MDHMSIITQVSNPKEEEIISFNQEKASQSNSSLKKQRSRGIFSTFFCCFRNYNVDSPATNTNASCPPPPVEENGSPPKCDQVEVIPVPSPPAKYLLPEMKISDYGKKCVVIDLDETLVHSSFKPISNADFIVPVEIDGTVHQVYVLKRPHVDEFLQKMGELFECVLFTASLAKYADPVADLLDQWGVFRARLFRESCVFHRGNYVKDLSRLGRELRNVIIVDNSPASYIFHPENAVPVQSWFDDMNDTELLDLLPFFEGLSKEEEVYGVLQNLRSRPKIFTSVWRDCSFHRL; encoded by the exons CGTCCcagtcaaacagcagcctaAAGAAGCAGAGGAGCCGAGGCATCTTCAGCACGTTTTTCTGCTGCTTCCGCAACTACAATGTGGACTCTCCAGCCACCAACACCAATGCCAGCTGCCCGCCTCCACCTGTTGAGGAGAACGGATCGCCTCCCAAG TGTGACCAGGTCGAGGTCATCCCTGTCCCTAGT CCGCCAGCCAAATACCTCCTACCAGAGATGAAAATATCTGATTATGGCAAAAAGTGTGTGGTGATTGACTTGGATGAAACACTTGTCCACAGTTCATTTAAG CCTATCAGCAACGCTGATTTCATTGTCCCAGTAGAGATCGATGGTACAGTTCATCAG GTGTATGTGCTGAAAAGACCACACGTGGATGAGTTTCTTCAAAAGATGGGAGAACTATTTGAATGTGTGCTCTTCACAGCCAGTCTTGCCAAG TATGCAGACCCTGTGGCAGACCTGCTAGACCAGTGGGGCGTGTTTCGAGCGCGGCTCTTCAGAGAATCCTGTGTTTTTCACCGAGGCAACTACGTCAAAGATCTCAGCCGGCTGGGGCGAGAGCTCCGCAATGTTATCATTGTTGATAATTCACCCGCTTCTTACATTTTCCATCCAGAAAATGCT GTCCCAGTTCAGTCCTGGTTTGATGATATGAATGACACAGAACTCCTGGACCTGCTGCCTTTCTTTGAGGGACTCAGCAAAGAAGAAGAGGTTTATGGAGTCCTGCAGAATCTAAGGAGCAG GCCAAAGATCTTCACTTCAGTCTGGCGTGACTGCAGTTTCCACCGTCTCTGA
- the ctdsplb gene encoding CTD (carboxy-terminal domain, RNA polymerase II, polypeptide A) small phosphatase-like b isoform X2: MDHMSIITQVSNPKEEEIISFNQEKASQSNSSLKKQRSRGIFSTFFCCFRNYNVDSPATNTNASCPPPPVEENGSPPKCDQVEVIPVPSPPAKYLLPEMKISDYGKKCVVIDLDETLVHSSFKPISNADFIVPVEIDGTVHQVYVLKRPHVDEFLQKMGELFECVLFTASLAKYADPVADLLDQWGVFRARLFRESCVFHRGNYVKDLSRLGRELRNVIIVDNSPASYIFHPENAVPVQSWFDDMNDTELLDLLPFFEGLSKEEEVYGVLQNLRSRLRQILPHAP, translated from the exons CGTCCcagtcaaacagcagcctaAAGAAGCAGAGGAGCCGAGGCATCTTCAGCACGTTTTTCTGCTGCTTCCGCAACTACAATGTGGACTCTCCAGCCACCAACACCAATGCCAGCTGCCCGCCTCCACCTGTTGAGGAGAACGGATCGCCTCCCAAG TGTGACCAGGTCGAGGTCATCCCTGTCCCTAGT CCGCCAGCCAAATACCTCCTACCAGAGATGAAAATATCTGATTATGGCAAAAAGTGTGTGGTGATTGACTTGGATGAAACACTTGTCCACAGTTCATTTAAG CCTATCAGCAACGCTGATTTCATTGTCCCAGTAGAGATCGATGGTACAGTTCATCAG GTGTATGTGCTGAAAAGACCACACGTGGATGAGTTTCTTCAAAAGATGGGAGAACTATTTGAATGTGTGCTCTTCACAGCCAGTCTTGCCAAG TATGCAGACCCTGTGGCAGACCTGCTAGACCAGTGGGGCGTGTTTCGAGCGCGGCTCTTCAGAGAATCCTGTGTTTTTCACCGAGGCAACTACGTCAAAGATCTCAGCCGGCTGGGGCGAGAGCTCCGCAATGTTATCATTGTTGATAATTCACCCGCTTCTTACATTTTCCATCCAGAAAATGCT GTCCCAGTTCAGTCCTGGTTTGATGATATGAATGACACAGAACTCCTGGACCTGCTGCCTTTCTTTGAGGGACTCAGCAAAGAAGAAGAGGTTTATGGAGTCCTGCAGAATCTAAGGAGCAG ACTCAGGCAGATCCTCCCACATGCCCCCTAA